The following coding sequences are from one Paenibacillus sp. JDR-2 window:
- a CDS encoding sialidase family protein, which yields MANQQITPSGPQQEPSIALNTLDQTTIVVTTNDLRSGNNMTTIYRSINAGVSYAQTLLAPPPGFDASGDGVAAFGYAQTFLVAATALTVNPVQNSSIIVYRSTDNGATFSPPVIVNQGFGTAVYNDKPALTIDTANGSPFLGQAYVAYTRYFNNFTQSETLFQRSLDQGLTWSPPILLTNQVQGVTSFGSTIAIGPQGDVYVGWMQYGPGTPQYLMRRSLDGGVTFGPIVTVSTVSLVPTPLPVPTFGFRVLTIAYMATDISPFNGQGIVYAVWQDNRTGSAHIFMSRSTDRGNTWSAPKQIDDSPAGTQNFLPNATVSRDTGAFKAMYYTNRVTSNLIDVFLAESNDAGNTFLPNRRITSVSFDPNADPSLGLPTPSIGDYNDLEINAAGTTFVVWMDTRTGSQNIFEDR from the coding sequence ATGGCAAATCAACAAATTACCCCTTCGGGGCCTCAGCAGGAGCCGTCCATTGCTCTTAACACTCTTGACCAAACCACCATCGTGGTAACGACAAATGATTTGCGTTCGGGCAACAACATGACAACGATTTACCGTTCGATTAACGCTGGTGTATCGTATGCCCAAACCTTGCTTGCACCTCCACCGGGATTTGACGCCTCGGGAGACGGCGTAGCCGCTTTCGGCTATGCTCAAACCTTTCTTGTCGCCGCTACCGCGCTCACTGTAAACCCCGTGCAGAACTCCTCGATTATCGTCTATCGTTCAACCGACAATGGAGCTACTTTCTCTCCTCCCGTCATTGTCAATCAGGGCTTCGGTACGGCCGTTTATAACGATAAACCGGCGCTAACGATTGATACGGCGAATGGAAGCCCTTTTCTAGGGCAGGCGTACGTGGCGTACACCCGGTACTTTAACAATTTTACGCAATCGGAAACCTTATTCCAGCGATCCCTTGATCAAGGACTAACCTGGTCTCCGCCAATTCTGCTGACGAATCAGGTGCAGGGCGTAACAAGCTTTGGGTCTACGATTGCGATCGGACCGCAAGGCGACGTGTATGTCGGTTGGATGCAATACGGACCTGGGACGCCGCAATATTTAATGCGGAGATCGCTCGACGGGGGAGTAACCTTTGGGCCAATCGTAACCGTGTCCACGGTCAGCCTCGTGCCAACCCCTCTGCCGGTTCCAACCTTTGGCTTCCGCGTCTTGACCATTGCTTATATGGCGACGGATATTTCGCCGTTTAACGGTCAAGGTATCGTCTATGCCGTTTGGCAAGACAACCGTACGGGCAGCGCGCATATCTTTATGTCCCGTTCGACGGACAGGGGCAATACCTGGTCAGCTCCGAAGCAGATTGATGACAGCCCGGCCGGTACGCAGAATTTTCTGCCCAATGCGACGGTTTCCCGCGATACCGGTGCTTTCAAAGCCATGTACTATACGAACCGCGTAACCAGTAATCTCATTGACGTATTTTTGGCCGAGTCGAATGATGCCGGCAATACGTTTCTGCCTAACCGCCGGATTACCAGCGTCTCCTTTGATCCGAACGCGGACCCGTCGCTTGGCCTTCCTACGCCTTCCATTGGCGATTACAACGACCTGGAGATCAATGCGGCAGGAACAACTTTCGTTGTATGGATGGATACGCGAACCGGCTCGCAGAATATTTTCGAGGACCGGTAA
- a CDS encoding NAD(P)-dependent alcohol dehydrogenase, whose translation MCKSHVLRVASAKAPFEKTTIERRALRPDDVLIDIKFSGICHSDIHTAFGEWGEAIFPLVPGHEIAGVVEAVGAEVTKFAVGDRVGVGCFVDSCGECEYCLQGEEQFCTKGVVSTYNSLDYDGQPTYGGYSQKIVVTERFVVRVPDSLELDVASPLLCAGITTYSPLKHWNAGPDKKVAIVGMGGLGHLAVQYAHALGAEVTVLSQSMNKKEEAVAFGADHYYATSNPDTFKELANRFDLILNTVSANLNVDAYLSMLRVDGTLVNVGAPSEPDSYRAFSLIMQRRSLAGSLVGGIRETQEMLDFSAEHGIKPQIERINADQVDEAYQRVLRSDVRYRFVIDMSTM comes from the coding sequence ATGTGTAAATCTCATGTACTTCGTGTTGCAAGCGCAAAGGCGCCTTTCGAAAAAACAACGATTGAACGGAGAGCCTTGCGTCCGGATGATGTTCTAATCGATATTAAATTCAGCGGCATCTGCCACTCTGATATCCATACCGCCTTTGGGGAATGGGGCGAGGCAATCTTCCCGCTTGTTCCCGGGCATGAAATTGCTGGTGTCGTGGAAGCTGTTGGGGCGGAGGTTACGAAGTTTGCCGTTGGCGACCGCGTTGGGGTAGGCTGCTTTGTAGATTCCTGCGGCGAATGCGAATATTGCCTGCAGGGCGAGGAGCAGTTCTGTACGAAAGGCGTAGTCAGCACTTATAACTCCCTCGACTATGACGGGCAGCCGACTTACGGCGGTTACAGCCAGAAGATTGTTGTTACGGAGCGATTCGTTGTCCGTGTTCCGGACAGCCTGGAGCTTGATGTTGCAAGCCCGCTTTTATGCGCGGGTATTACAACGTACTCTCCTTTGAAGCATTGGAATGCCGGCCCGGATAAAAAGGTTGCGATCGTTGGCATGGGCGGTCTTGGCCATCTGGCGGTGCAATACGCGCATGCCTTGGGAGCGGAAGTAACCGTTCTGAGCCAGTCGATGAACAAAAAGGAAGAGGCCGTCGCGTTTGGCGCGGATCATTATTACGCAACAAGCAACCCGGATACGTTCAAAGAGCTGGCCAACCGGTTTGATCTGATCTTGAATACCGTGTCCGCCAATCTGAATGTGGATGCTTATCTGTCCATGCTCCGTGTCGACGGCACGCTGGTTAACGTCGGTGCGCCTTCCGAACCGGATTCTTACCGAGCATTCTCCCTGATTATGCAGCGCCGCAGCCTTGCCGGCTCGCTTGTGGGCGGCATCCGCGAGACGCAGGAGATGCTCGACTTCTCGGCGGAGCATGGCATTAAGCCGCAAATCGAGCGGATAAACGCCGATCAGGTGGATGAAGCTTACCAACGCGTACTGCGCAGCGATGTGCGTTACCGGTTTGTCATCGATATGTCTACGATGTAA
- a CDS encoding glycosyltransferase family 4 protein, producing the protein MKIALVSYWCIPYSGGVSTYTLALRKGLEDLGHEVDIISHNETGMKYHIVDKGKTIDKPLVSAAVKRQIGTRYNKKLPSFDAWLADMESERIAFRQALSHFRLDDYDLIHAQDVISATGAYEVKPHNIPLLLTLHGDLAAEWRYQGVVSKRSLSWEWAKALDHYGRLAADQIIFPSGWLKRQYDVKPGRTNSSASVIPYGFDTMKFLHQSALYTPAFNKNGLKLILCPARLDPVKGHQVLLQALSKLKEIRSDWICWLAGDGPMRSQLEQSVSQLGLGQQVSFLGHQNNMALLLQEADLIVLPSIHDNLPFVVMEAQVAGKPIIASDTGGIPEMIDNGKTGVLFPNGKANLLCRGLNQLLSDEDQRKKLANQARYQGLRNWSLRTMINRTILLYEKTIASKRADSL; encoded by the coding sequence ATGAAGATTGCACTTGTTTCCTATTGGTGTATTCCTTATTCCGGCGGAGTTTCCACTTATACGCTGGCATTAAGGAAGGGACTCGAAGACCTTGGTCATGAAGTGGATATTATCTCCCACAATGAAACGGGAATGAAATACCACATAGTAGACAAGGGGAAAACCATCGATAAACCATTGGTTTCGGCGGCGGTAAAACGGCAGATCGGTACGCGATACAATAAAAAGCTGCCTTCCTTTGACGCTTGGCTGGCCGATATGGAAAGCGAGCGCATCGCTTTCCGTCAAGCGTTATCCCATTTCAGATTGGATGACTATGATCTCATCCACGCGCAGGATGTTATCTCCGCGACAGGAGCCTATGAAGTGAAACCGCACAATATTCCGCTGCTATTAACTCTTCACGGAGATCTGGCGGCGGAGTGGAGGTATCAGGGTGTTGTTTCGAAGCGCTCCTTATCCTGGGAATGGGCGAAAGCGCTTGATCATTACGGAAGATTAGCAGCAGACCAGATTATCTTTCCTTCCGGGTGGCTTAAGCGGCAGTATGACGTAAAACCAGGCCGAACAAATTCCTCGGCATCCGTTATTCCCTATGGCTTCGATACGATGAAATTCCTCCATCAATCCGCCCTCTATACGCCTGCCTTTAATAAAAACGGCTTGAAATTAATTCTATGTCCTGCGCGTCTCGATCCTGTGAAGGGGCATCAAGTGCTGCTGCAAGCTTTGTCTAAGCTAAAGGAAATCCGTTCGGATTGGATTTGCTGGTTGGCCGGGGACGGTCCCATGCGCAGCCAGCTGGAACAATCGGTAAGCCAGTTGGGGTTAGGTCAACAGGTTAGCTTTCTTGGTCACCAAAATAACATGGCGCTTCTGCTGCAGGAAGCGGATTTGATTGTTCTGCCAAGCATACATGACAATTTGCCGTTTGTCGTAATGGAAGCGCAGGTGGCTGGAAAACCCATCATTGCTTCAGACACAGGGGGAATACCTGAAATGATTGACAATGGAAAGACGGGCGTGCTCTTTCCAAACGGGAAGGCGAATCTGTTATGCAGGGGCTTAAACCAACTGCTTAGCGATGAAGACCAGAGAAAGAAGTTGGCCAATCAAGCGAGATATCAAGGTCTTCGCAATTGGTCATTACGAACGATGATTAACCGGACTATTCTTCTTTACGAGAAAACCATAGCTTCGAAGCGTGCTGACAGCCTATGA
- a CDS encoding NAD-dependent epimerase/dehydratase family protein — protein MKALVTGGAGFIGSHLTDALVQSGAVVHVIDNLSTGFIHNVHPEAVLHELDINSDEALQIIKQVKPDIVFHMAAQVDVQCSVADPAFDSLVNIVGTIRLMMACRQAEVGKLVFSSTSAVYGDANKERNSEDAVTAPISYYGLSKLTGENYIRLFHKMYGLPYTILRYSNVYGPRQNASGEGGVVSIFMNKLKQGHPLHVNGSGNQTRDFIYVQDVVQANLAAIHHGDQETVNISTGLRTSINNLIHMVKLIHGQNVDIAYGPERPGDIMDSCLDNTKANQLLGWRPASSLFEGLSQTYQHAE, from the coding sequence ATGAAAGCTTTAGTTACCGGAGGCGCCGGCTTTATTGGTTCTCACCTGACAGATGCGCTCGTTCAAAGCGGTGCCGTTGTCCATGTCATTGATAATTTATCTACAGGCTTCATACACAATGTCCATCCTGAAGCCGTTCTCCATGAGCTGGATATTAATAGTGATGAGGCCTTGCAAATCATTAAGCAAGTCAAACCGGATATTGTATTTCATATGGCCGCGCAGGTCGATGTCCAGTGTTCGGTAGCTGATCCGGCTTTTGATTCTTTGGTCAATATTGTCGGAACGATTCGCTTGATGATGGCATGCCGGCAGGCTGAAGTCGGCAAGCTTGTTTTTTCTTCTACCTCCGCTGTTTACGGCGATGCCAATAAAGAGAGGAATTCGGAGGATGCCGTTACAGCCCCCATCTCCTATTACGGACTGTCCAAGCTAACCGGAGAAAACTATATCCGGCTGTTTCACAAAATGTACGGTCTCCCTTATACGATATTACGCTACAGCAACGTGTATGGCCCTCGGCAGAACGCTTCCGGGGAAGGCGGCGTCGTTTCCATTTTCATGAACAAATTAAAACAAGGCCATCCTCTTCACGTAAACGGCAGCGGCAACCAAACCAGAGATTTCATCTATGTGCAGGATGTTGTGCAAGCGAACTTGGCAGCTATCCATCATGGAGACCAGGAAACGGTCAATATCAGCACGGGACTGCGCACTTCGATTAACAATTTGATTCATATGGTAAAGCTTATCCATGGGCAAAATGTCGACATCGCTTATGGCCCGGAGCGGCCGGGCGATATTATGGACAGCTGCCTGGACAATACAAAAGCCAATCAACTATTAGGCTGGCGGCCTGCAAGCAGTTTGTTTGAAGGACTCTCCCAAACCTATCAGCATGCTGAATGA
- a CDS encoding glycosyltransferase family 4 protein: MRILIACMWALPHAGGVNTYVNQLVKGLQGAGHEVDIFSSTPDAQGFYIPSRNLSIEKSRLAPLITRQTELYLNELLPGIDPWIKQAEVDRLCMEAAGLYFGLTEYDVIHAQDIVSAHAIARVKPAHIPLVTTIHGCLTKEWFVKLKEMGMTDQNINSPLWYYSSLREFLGATVGDVTISPSLWLKNELVNDFAVPEERVTVSHYGIDIAEFQNKMLREPTTIKPLAEKVFICPARFDIVKGHSTLIHALAKLKEDRSDWVCWLVGDGFLRDELIQLTNQLGLANHILFWGHREDVPEMMQQADFVVLPSMQDNQPFAIIEAQIAGKPVITSDAGGIPEMVTHLQNGLISRLGDPEQLYSCLRTALEEPELLSVMADQAKTWGHHHWSLSTMISRVLELYESARSKHTEERLAFEAQSGEQVISMPEEDRKWVTSRKRKRSARKTKKYRKKIKGLKR; encoded by the coding sequence ATGCGAATATTAATCGCTTGCATGTGGGCACTGCCGCATGCAGGCGGCGTAAATACCTATGTCAATCAACTGGTCAAGGGATTACAAGGTGCCGGGCATGAAGTTGATATATTTTCCTCAACACCGGATGCGCAAGGCTTCTATATTCCAAGCAGAAATTTATCGATAGAGAAAAGCAGGCTGGCTCCTCTCATTACCCGCCAAACGGAACTTTATTTGAATGAATTGCTGCCGGGGATCGATCCTTGGATCAAACAAGCAGAGGTTGATAGATTGTGCATGGAAGCAGCCGGTTTGTATTTTGGATTGACCGAATACGATGTCATACACGCGCAGGACATCGTAAGCGCACACGCGATTGCGCGCGTTAAGCCTGCGCATATCCCCCTCGTTACCACCATTCATGGCTGTCTGACCAAGGAATGGTTTGTTAAATTGAAAGAAATGGGCATGACCGACCAAAATATTAACTCTCCCTTATGGTACTATTCGTCCTTGCGGGAGTTTCTTGGCGCAACGGTCGGCGATGTAACGATTTCTCCTTCGCTTTGGTTAAAAAACGAACTGGTCAATGACTTTGCTGTTCCCGAAGAACGCGTGACGGTCAGTCATTACGGGATAGATATCGCGGAATTCCAGAATAAAATGCTAAGAGAGCCAACGACGATTAAACCCTTGGCGGAGAAAGTATTTATATGCCCCGCCCGCTTTGATATCGTCAAAGGACATTCCACTCTCATTCATGCCTTAGCCAAGCTGAAGGAAGATCGTTCGGACTGGGTTTGCTGGCTGGTCGGAGACGGTTTCCTTCGCGATGAATTAATTCAACTCACCAATCAGCTTGGTCTGGCCAATCATATTCTCTTCTGGGGACACCGGGAGGACGTGCCCGAAATGATGCAGCAAGCTGATTTTGTCGTTCTTCCCAGCATGCAGGACAATCAGCCGTTTGCGATCATTGAAGCTCAGATTGCAGGTAAACCGGTCATCACCTCTGATGCCGGGGGCATTCCGGAAATGGTTACTCACCTTCAGAACGGGCTGATATCCCGCTTGGGAGACCCTGAGCAGCTTTATTCTTGCCTTCGAACAGCCCTGGAAGAGCCGGAGCTGTTAAGCGTGATGGCCGACCAGGCGAAAACGTGGGGGCATCATCATTGGTCATTGTCTACGATGATCTCACGGGTTCTGGAGCTGTATGAGTCCGCCCGGAGTAAACATACGGAGGAGCGCCTTGCCTTTGAGGCTCAATCTGGGGAACAAGTCATTTCAATGCCAGAGGAGGACCGCAAATGGGTTACATCAAGAAAAAGAAAACGGTCAGCTCGAAAAACAAAAAAATATCGAAAAAAAATAAAAGGTTTAAAAAGATAA
- a CDS encoding class I SAM-dependent methyltransferase translates to MDDEIAKMERMYATSVDDAMPDHYFRYQYAVRFIRPGDILLDAACGSGFGTHYMAAHSACTLAVGVDRSEHGLNWAVHHFSSHKTVYCQTDLSGTFLEELPLPGYDVIICFETVEHMKDDQSFIRKLYQCLNKGGVLLISAPNENVIPHLKNPYFLHGVNPHHYRHYRPEELRNLLVKHGFHIQQAVTQDNETYEIVPGRDDGFTIIYVATK, encoded by the coding sequence ATGGATGACGAAATTGCCAAGATGGAACGAATGTACGCGACGTCGGTAGACGATGCCATGCCGGATCATTACTTTCGCTATCAATATGCGGTACGTTTTATCCGCCCTGGCGATATTTTACTCGATGCGGCCTGCGGTTCAGGCTTTGGAACGCATTATATGGCCGCCCATTCTGCTTGTACATTAGCGGTCGGGGTGGATCGGTCTGAGCACGGATTAAATTGGGCCGTTCATCACTTCTCCTCCCACAAGACCGTTTATTGCCAAACCGATTTATCGGGCACCTTTCTCGAGGAGCTCCCGCTGCCAGGCTATGATGTCATTATCTGTTTTGAGACCGTCGAGCATATGAAGGATGACCAGTCATTTATCCGCAAGTTGTATCAATGCTTGAATAAAGGCGGGGTGCTGCTTATTTCGGCGCCTAACGAGAACGTTATTCCTCATTTAAAGAACCCTTACTTTTTGCATGGGGTAAACCCTCATCATTATCGTCACTATCGTCCGGAAGAGCTGCGCAATCTGCTTGTTAAGCATGGCTTTCATATTCAGCAAGCCGTAACGCAAGACAACGAGACATACGAGATTGTGCCCGGAAGGGATGATGGATTTACCATTATTTACGTGGCCACTAAGTAA
- a CDS encoding MerR family transcriptional regulator has protein sequence MRMTEVSARYDLSQDTLRYYERIGLIPTVNRNNNGIREYTEDNLKWVEFIKCMRCAGLPIEALIEYVNLFQQGDHTTEARKELLIEQREQLRFRIEEMTRTLERLDSKIENYGQHLHYKEQELYKPQEREE, from the coding sequence ATGAGAATGACCGAAGTAAGCGCCAGGTACGACCTGTCGCAGGATACTCTCCGTTACTATGAACGAATTGGATTAATTCCGACCGTTAACCGCAATAACAATGGCATTCGGGAATATACCGAGGATAATCTCAAATGGGTTGAATTTATAAAATGCATGAGATGTGCCGGTCTTCCTATTGAAGCATTAATTGAGTACGTCAATCTGTTCCAGCAGGGCGACCATACGACGGAAGCGAGGAAAGAGCTGCTTATCGAGCAGCGGGAGCAGCTCCGTTTCCGGATCGAAGAAATGACCAGGACACTGGAGCGGCTGGATTCCAAGATAGAAAATTACGGACAACACTTGCATTACAAGGAACAGGAATTATATAAACCGCAGGAGCGGGAAGAATAG
- a CDS encoding glycosyltransferase family 4 protein codes for MKILIATYWLIPHVGGVWVYIQDLKASLEKLGHEVDILARHPDENSYYIVNTGRRVEKKLFRPLIEKEIKAVYASQPIPIDSWIVEQEIEFCSYALAASYLGLRGYDIIHAQDVISSRALWQIKPDRIPLINTIHGCLATDFWVSLEGRTPSDSIWKYACAREYYGATSSDLAVVPTNWLHRTLGSYLVPGDHMEVVPYGMNIELFLERTKERNSFRLPKDNCNILCPARLDKVKGHSSLLDALHLLKQSRNDWRCLFVGDGTLRAELEAKALELGLSPYVVFAGSRNDVPALMRQADIIVLPSLNDNQPYAVMEAQLASRPILVSDAGGIPEMVQHGQTGLMARAGDSGELSRCLQLLIENKPLRNRLAKNGHSWGLKQWSLPAMAERIEELYETLLNNRHTRKASHPPKHPAHHGSKICTYFRNAYQMDIPKSFSVVDDHIVGSILFQANQP; via the coding sequence ATGAAAATTCTTATAGCAACGTATTGGCTGATTCCGCATGTAGGCGGGGTATGGGTATATATTCAGGATCTGAAAGCCAGTCTGGAGAAGCTCGGACATGAAGTAGACATACTCGCGAGACATCCGGACGAGAACAGCTACTATATCGTGAATACCGGCCGCAGGGTTGAGAAAAAGCTGTTTAGGCCATTGATAGAAAAAGAAATAAAAGCGGTGTATGCCTCGCAGCCGATTCCAATTGACTCTTGGATCGTGGAACAGGAAATCGAGTTTTGCTCTTATGCGCTGGCTGCCTCGTATTTGGGCCTTCGCGGCTATGATATCATCCACGCGCAAGACGTGATTTCCTCGCGTGCCTTATGGCAGATCAAGCCGGATCGTATTCCCTTGATCAATACGATACACGGCTGTCTGGCAACCGATTTCTGGGTATCCCTGGAAGGGCGGACGCCATCCGATTCAATTTGGAAGTATGCCTGCGCCAGAGAATATTATGGGGCTACCTCAAGTGATTTGGCCGTCGTACCGACCAACTGGCTGCATCGGACGCTTGGCAGTTATTTGGTGCCTGGTGATCACATGGAAGTGGTGCCTTACGGAATGAACATCGAGCTTTTTTTAGAGCGCACAAAAGAAAGAAATTCATTCAGGCTTCCGAAAGACAACTGCAATATTCTATGCCCGGCCCGCCTGGATAAAGTAAAAGGACACAGCAGCTTGTTGGATGCCTTGCATCTGCTCAAGCAATCCAGGAACGATTGGAGATGCCTGTTTGTTGGCGACGGCACTCTCCGGGCAGAGCTGGAGGCCAAAGCGCTTGAGCTCGGCTTATCGCCTTATGTTGTATTTGCGGGAAGCAGGAATGACGTGCCTGCGTTAATGCGGCAAGCGGATATTATCGTCCTTCCGAGCTTAAATGACAACCAACCGTATGCCGTCATGGAAGCTCAGCTCGCAAGCAGGCCGATACTTGTTTCGGATGCCGGAGGTATTCCGGAGATGGTTCAGCACGGTCAGACCGGTCTGATGGCAAGAGCCGGGGATAGCGGCGAGCTGTCGCGCTGCCTGCAACTGCTGATCGAGAACAAGCCGCTTCGCAACCGATTAGCCAAGAACGGGCACAGCTGGGGCCTCAAGCAATGGTCGCTCCCCGCAATGGCGGAACGGATCGAAGAGCTGTATGAAACGCTTCTGAACAATCGGCATACCCGCAAAGCCTCGCATCCGCCTAAGCATCCCGCTCACCACGGCTCGAAGATATGCACTTATTTTCGAAATGCTTATCAAATGGACATTCCCAAGTCTTTTTCGGTCGTTGACGACCATATCGTGGGTTCAATCTTGTTCCAAGCGAACCAGCCTTAA
- a CDS encoding NAD-dependent epimerase/dehydratase family protein encodes MKILVTGGAGFIGSHLVESLLAAGHTVWTLDDFSNGRPEFLAHLSNHPRHRLIEGSVLDRKLVKKCMSHVDTVYHLAAVLGVKNTVEDPIKVIEGNIDGTRNILELAYPSRTKVIFASTSEIYGKNEKLPFNEMSDRVYGAPSIHRWSYATAKSIDEHMCFAYAAKGLPVTVLRYFNAYGPRQTNSQYGGVVARFITAALKGEPLEVYGSGTQRRCFTFVDDTVSGTIAALSPEADGLAFNVGSTHSVTIIQLAQLIIQLSRSTSPVILKSYAEAYGPGYEDMPAREPDLTRAETILGYKPSVSLEQGLIKTIEWYRERISLETV; translated from the coding sequence TTGAAAATATTAGTAACAGGCGGGGCAGGATTCATTGGCTCTCATCTTGTGGAAAGCTTGTTGGCGGCAGGGCATACCGTCTGGACGTTGGACGATTTCTCGAACGGAAGGCCTGAGTTTCTCGCTCACTTGTCCAATCATCCGCGGCATAGGCTTATAGAAGGGTCGGTTCTGGACCGGAAGCTAGTGAAGAAATGCATGAGTCATGTAGATACGGTCTATCATCTAGCAGCTGTGCTTGGAGTGAAAAATACGGTAGAGGATCCAATAAAGGTCATTGAAGGCAACATCGACGGAACCCGCAATATTCTTGAACTGGCTTATCCGAGCCGCACGAAAGTTATATTCGCATCAACCTCGGAGATTTACGGGAAAAACGAGAAGCTGCCGTTTAACGAGATGTCGGACCGCGTTTACGGTGCGCCTTCCATTCATCGCTGGAGTTATGCAACGGCCAAATCCATCGACGAGCATATGTGCTTTGCGTATGCGGCGAAAGGGCTTCCGGTGACGGTGCTCCGTTATTTCAATGCCTACGGACCTAGACAAACCAACTCGCAATACGGAGGGGTCGTGGCCAGATTTATCACCGCCGCTTTAAAAGGAGAACCTCTTGAGGTATACGGGAGCGGTACGCAGCGTAGATGCTTCACCTTTGTGGACGATACCGTAAGCGGAACGATCGCGGCGCTTAGTCCGGAGGCAGACGGTCTGGCCTTTAATGTCGGCTCGACTCATTCCGTGACGATTATCCAGCTTGCGCAGCTAATCATTCAGCTAAGCCGCTCTACATCTCCGGTAATACTCAAATCCTATGCGGAGGCTTATGGTCCGGGTTACGAGGATATGCCGGCCCGCGAGCCCGATTTGACTCGGGCAGAGACTATCCTTGGCTATAAGCCTTCCGTTTCTCTGGAACAAGGACTTATTAAAACGATTGAATGGTACCGGGAACGGATCAGCTTGGAGACGGTCTAG
- a CDS encoding nucleotide sugar dehydrogenase has protein sequence MELAHKYKIAIIGLGYVGLPLAKLFVEKGNTVYGIDTDIRKIQMLQKRQSYLSDYKRNDIRELFSGKNFHVSHSFEVIEKADVIILCVPTPLDEHMQPDLKFVINATRCILPHLRRGQLVALESSTFPGTSEEVLKPLLETTGLEVGKDLLLAYSPERIDPGSHWELSQIPKVVGGVNPASTSYAKEVYGTAFEKVVVVSSPRAAEMTKLLENCQRFLNISFMNSLLKLCEELDINLWEVIEAAGTKPFGFTKYYPGPGIGGHCIPVDPLYLLWKAREHQIDMPFIELSSHVNESMPAYIVGRVSKILKPKELKGSSVLIIGVTYKKDVNDMRESIALPIIEQLLQEGVHVGFFDPYVNELQIGETTLHSIPLTARNMKNYDCTVILTDHSNISYELIAAHTPIILDTRNATGKLADRNNIILI, from the coding sequence TTGGAGCTTGCCCATAAATATAAAATCGCCATAATCGGCCTGGGTTATGTCGGATTGCCGCTCGCGAAGCTGTTCGTAGAGAAGGGGAATACGGTATACGGAATCGATACCGATATTCGCAAGATTCAAATGCTGCAGAAACGTCAATCCTATTTATCGGACTATAAGAGAAACGATATTCGAGAGCTCTTCAGCGGGAAAAACTTTCATGTCAGCCATTCGTTTGAAGTCATAGAGAAGGCGGATGTCATTATTTTGTGCGTTCCGACACCGCTTGACGAGCATATGCAGCCGGATTTGAAATTTGTGATAAACGCCACACGCTGCATACTTCCTCATTTGCGTAGAGGCCAGCTTGTCGCCCTTGAGAGCTCCACCTTCCCGGGGACCAGCGAGGAAGTCTTGAAGCCGCTTCTGGAGACCACGGGACTGGAGGTCGGAAAGGATCTTCTGCTTGCTTATTCGCCGGAACGGATCGATCCCGGATCGCATTGGGAGCTGTCGCAAATCCCGAAGGTCGTAGGCGGAGTGAATCCGGCAAGCACCTCGTACGCCAAAGAAGTCTACGGTACCGCATTCGAGAAGGTGGTGGTCGTCTCGTCCCCTCGGGCCGCGGAAATGACGAAGCTGTTGGAAAACTGCCAGCGATTCCTGAACATTTCTTTTATGAACAGCCTTCTAAAGCTATGCGAAGAGCTGGATATCAATCTTTGGGAAGTTATTGAAGCAGCAGGGACAAAGCCGTTTGGATTTACCAAATATTATCCCGGTCCGGGAATTGGCGGACATTGCATACCGGTTGATCCATTGTATTTGCTCTGGAAGGCGAGAGAGCATCAGATCGATATGCCTTTCATCGAGCTTAGCTCCCATGTAAACGAGAGTATGCCCGCTTATATTGTTGGGAGAGTTTCCAAAATCTTAAAGCCTAAAGAGCTGAAGGGCAGCAGCGTGCTGATTATTGGCGTCACGTATAAAAAAGACGTTAATGATATGCGCGAATCCATCGCTTTGCCTATTATTGAACAATTGCTGCAAGAAGGCGTCCATGTCGGTTTTTTCGACCCTTACGTAAACGAACTGCAAATTGGCGAAACAACTCTCCATTCGATCCCGCTTACTGCGCGGAATATGAAAAATTACGATTGCACGGTCATTCTGACGGACCATTCCAATATTTCGTACGAACTGATTGCAGCTCATACCCCTATCATCTTGGATACGAGGAATGCTACAGGCAAACTTGCGGACCGGAATAACATTATCCTAATTTAA